One stretch of Hydrogenovibrio kuenenii DSM 12350 DNA includes these proteins:
- the rep gene encoding DNA helicase Rep has product MHSLNKRQLEAVLHVHAPALVLAGAGSGKTRVITEKIAHLIRKHDIKPHNIYALTFTNKAAREMKERVTKLLKNDPSKGLNVSTFHNLGLNIIRQEYKALDYKSNFSIMDATDTKQIIKDLLKKQSLDEEALENAQWDISSWKNAHISPQQALEQAEDNLQQARAVLYDLYQQQLKAYNAVDFDDLIGLPVRLFDENREILDKWQNKVRYLLVDEYQDTNAAQYALVKQLVGIQARFTVVGDDDQSIYAWRGAQPENLSLLKEDFPNLEVIKLEQNYRSSNRILHSANALIANNPHEFEKKLWSEMGMGDMIRVIACNDENHEAERVISEIIVHKFKNRTQFKDYAILYRGNFQSRLFERALREQNIPYKLSGGQSFFDKAEIKDLLSYLKLIVNPDDDAAFLRIVNTPRREIGASTLTKLASYATQRNVSLFDATQELGLSTVLDDKALKRVSYFGGLILKWIKDSETLEGTEVIEFIRKLNEEIEYDNWLRETSNTPRQAEKRIENTRDLFQWIERIIDKAKNEDDEDIKLEKIVSYMTLMDMLERNEEEVEQNEVTLMTLHASKGLEFPHVFLIGMEEELLPHKQNLESPGLEEERRLAYVGITRAQRSLTMTYAKKRRKYGEEMRCEPSRFLHELPEELLEWEGKPGVVVSEEEKKQSGNAALDSLKAMLASNG; this is encoded by the coding sequence ATGCATTCACTCAATAAACGTCAACTCGAAGCTGTTCTCCATGTACACGCACCCGCCTTGGTGCTAGCAGGTGCTGGCTCGGGTAAAACTCGCGTAATTACAGAGAAAATAGCTCACCTGATTCGTAAGCATGACATCAAACCCCACAATATCTATGCCCTGACTTTTACCAATAAAGCAGCGCGCGAGATGAAAGAGCGTGTCACCAAGTTATTAAAGAATGATCCTTCAAAAGGGTTAAATGTTTCAACTTTCCACAACCTTGGGTTGAACATCATTCGCCAGGAATATAAAGCGCTGGACTATAAATCGAACTTCTCGATTATGGACGCGACAGATACCAAACAGATCATAAAAGACCTGTTGAAAAAACAATCACTCGATGAAGAAGCGTTGGAAAATGCGCAATGGGACATTTCTAGCTGGAAAAACGCCCATATTTCACCGCAACAGGCATTAGAACAAGCTGAAGATAACCTTCAACAAGCACGCGCCGTTTTGTACGACCTGTACCAACAACAACTCAAGGCCTACAACGCTGTGGACTTTGATGATTTGATTGGTTTACCGGTGAGACTGTTTGATGAAAACCGTGAAATCCTCGACAAGTGGCAAAACAAAGTACGTTACTTACTGGTAGATGAGTATCAAGACACCAATGCAGCACAATATGCCCTGGTTAAACAACTGGTTGGTATTCAAGCGCGCTTTACCGTGGTTGGTGACGACGACCAATCCATCTATGCTTGGCGTGGTGCGCAACCGGAAAATCTGTCACTTCTAAAAGAAGATTTCCCGAATCTTGAAGTCATCAAGCTGGAACAAAACTACCGTTCTTCAAACCGCATCCTTCATTCTGCAAACGCTTTGATTGCTAATAATCCACACGAGTTTGAGAAGAAGCTGTGGTCTGAAATGGGTATGGGCGACATGATTCGTGTCATTGCCTGTAATGATGAGAACCACGAAGCCGAGCGCGTCATTTCCGAAATCATCGTGCACAAATTTAAAAACCGCACCCAGTTCAAAGACTATGCGATTCTGTATCGCGGCAACTTCCAATCACGCCTATTTGAGCGCGCGCTACGTGAGCAAAACATTCCTTATAAGTTATCGGGCGGCCAATCATTTTTTGATAAAGCGGAAATCAAAGACCTTTTGTCTTATTTGAAATTAATCGTCAACCCAGACGATGACGCTGCTTTTCTGCGTATTGTAAATACACCTCGCCGTGAAATTGGGGCTTCTACATTGACTAAGCTGGCAAGCTACGCCACTCAACGCAATGTAAGCTTGTTCGATGCCACACAAGAGCTGGGCTTGAGCACAGTATTGGATGATAAAGCACTAAAACGTGTCAGTTATTTTGGTGGGTTAATCCTCAAATGGATTAAGGACTCCGAAACATTGGAAGGCACTGAAGTGATTGAGTTCATTCGAAAACTGAATGAAGAAATCGAATATGACAACTGGTTAAGAGAAACTTCCAATACACCGAGACAAGCGGAAAAACGCATTGAAAACACGCGCGACCTTTTCCAGTGGATTGAGCGCATTATCGACAAGGCCAAAAACGAAGACGATGAAGACATCAAACTCGAAAAAATCGTTTCCTATATGACTTTGATGGATATGCTTGAGCGCAATGAAGAAGAAGTGGAACAAAATGAAGTCACTTTAATGACGCTTCATGCCTCCAAAGGTTTGGAGTTTCCACACGTATTCCTCATCGGCATGGAAGAGGAACTGTTACCTCATAAACAAAACCTTGAATCGCCTGGACTCGAAGAAGAGCGACGTCTTGCTTACGTAGGCATTACCCGAGCACAAAGAAGCTTGACCATGACTTATGCGAAAAAGCGCCGCAAATACGGTGAAGAAATGCGCTGCGAACCTAGCCGATTCTTACATGAACTGCCAGAAGAATTGCTGGAATGGGAAGGCAAACCGGGTGTCGTCGTTTCCGAAGAAGAGAAAAAACAAAGCGGCAATGCCGCGTTAGACAGTTTAAAAGCCATGCTGGCATCAAATGGATAA
- a CDS encoding class I SAM-dependent methyltransferase, producing the protein MSTIDELKKDIQFQTELKGHALTFNSTWGIFSPREIDSGTDLLLKYLDIKPGEVALDIGCGYGPIGVTIAAHAPQGEVHMVDKDFVAVDYANKNAQQNGLSHAKAYLSNGLSAVPKDKVFTTVVSNIPAKVGKEMLSIILHDVHQHLAPGGQFVVVTINGLRQYMKRNFMEVFGNYDKVKQGKDYTISRCVKK; encoded by the coding sequence GTGAGCACAATTGACGAACTCAAAAAAGACATACAGTTTCAAACAGAACTCAAAGGGCATGCATTGACCTTTAATTCAACTTGGGGCATTTTTTCACCACGAGAAATCGATTCGGGTACAGACTTGTTATTGAAATACCTTGATATTAAACCAGGTGAAGTTGCATTGGACATTGGGTGTGGTTATGGTCCTATCGGAGTGACGATTGCAGCGCATGCACCACAAGGTGAAGTGCATATGGTGGACAAAGATTTTGTTGCAGTCGATTATGCGAATAAAAATGCTCAGCAAAATGGCTTAAGTCATGCCAAAGCTTATTTGTCTAATGGTTTGAGTGCCGTACCAAAAGATAAGGTTTTCACCACTGTGGTGTCGAATATTCCCGCAAAAGTCGGTAAGGAAATGTTGTCGATCATCTTGCATGACGTGCATCAGCATCTGGCGCCGGGTGGACAGTTTGTTGTGGTGACGATTAACGGTCTAAGACAATATATGAAGCGTAATTTTATGGAAGTGTTTGGTAACTACGATAAAGTTAAACAAGGTAAAGATTACACTATTTCCCGTTGTGTAAAGAAGTAG
- a CDS encoding transglutaminase-like cysteine peptidase, with amino-acid sequence MQRFIIGIGVITLSLYFIKLADASRAPEVVSPAEIQKIKQKYGMLAANRLKAWQSLVNDAYGKPERLQLSMVNNFFNGAKYVSDQKNWGKQDYWATPIEMLTKDAGDCEDYVIAKYFTLRALGISDKKLYLTYVKAIRLRQAHMVLTYFKKPKSIPLVLDNLNTRIKKATQRPDLVPIYSFNGSGLWLAKQRGNGKAVQGGNKQLEQWQTLLKKLDKRSSS; translated from the coding sequence ATGCAGCGGTTTATAATTGGTATAGGGGTCATAACACTAAGCCTATACTTCATAAAATTAGCCGATGCATCTAGGGCTCCTGAAGTTGTCAGCCCTGCTGAAATTCAAAAAATCAAACAAAAGTACGGCATGCTTGCCGCCAACCGCTTAAAGGCATGGCAATCATTGGTTAATGATGCCTATGGCAAACCAGAAAGGTTGCAGTTAAGCATGGTAAATAACTTTTTTAACGGTGCAAAATACGTTTCGGATCAGAAAAACTGGGGCAAACAGGATTACTGGGCAACCCCGATCGAAATGTTAACGAAGGACGCTGGTGATTGTGAAGACTATGTCATCGCCAAATACTTTACCTTAAGAGCACTCGGAATCTCCGATAAAAAACTTTACCTGACTTATGTTAAAGCCATTAGATTACGGCAAGCGCATATGGTTTTAACCTATTTCAAGAAACCAAAATCCATCCCCCTTGTTCTTGACAACCTAAATACCCGAATCAAAAAAGCAACACAACGACCAGACCTTGTCCCGATATACAGTTTTAACGGTAGTGGTCTCTGGCTGGCAAAACAACGCGGCAATGGAAAAGCCGTACAAGGTGGCAATAAACAACTCGAACAATGGCAAACACTGCTCAAAAAATTAGATAAGAGGAGTTCATCATGA
- a CDS encoding OmpA family protein yields the protein MLRTLPLVLLCSFPLVVTAQDAENNFSNSPAMKTLLDNDGNVKKDINEYKDLDQDGVPDKDDFCANTAKGTKVDKRGCELDSDGDGIFDKTDQCPNTSPGVSVNFLGCEGDEDKDGVLDSKDKCPGTPLGVKVNQYGCKIDNDKDGDGVIDSLDQCPNTPKGYIVNKYGCPPKTKVSIQVIFPVGTWNIPSSQKEQLERGASKLKELQPDEAVLISGFTDSSGKAETNLKLSWERANSVKDYILSNFSYPKDKFYVIGRGAHDPIASNKTKEGRKKNRRIEFEVLKLDKIPEAARKNIPQAMRLKK from the coding sequence ATGTTACGCACCCTTCCATTGGTTTTACTTTGTAGCTTTCCCCTTGTCGTCACAGCTCAAGACGCCGAAAATAACTTTTCCAACTCTCCGGCAATGAAAACACTACTGGACAATGACGGGAACGTTAAAAAAGACATCAATGAATACAAGGACTTAGACCAAGACGGCGTGCCAGACAAGGATGACTTTTGCGCCAATACTGCAAAAGGAACCAAAGTCGACAAACGTGGCTGTGAACTGGACAGCGATGGGGATGGTATTTTTGATAAAACAGACCAATGCCCAAATACCTCACCGGGTGTATCCGTTAACTTCCTTGGGTGTGAAGGCGATGAAGACAAAGATGGAGTGCTTGATAGCAAAGATAAATGTCCCGGCACCCCTCTGGGCGTAAAAGTGAATCAATACGGTTGTAAAATTGACAATGACAAAGATGGGGATGGGGTTATTGACTCACTCGATCAATGTCCTAACACACCGAAAGGCTATATCGTTAACAAGTATGGCTGCCCACCAAAAACCAAGGTTTCCATTCAAGTTATTTTCCCAGTAGGTACATGGAACATTCCTTCAAGCCAGAAAGAACAACTGGAACGAGGTGCAAGTAAACTAAAAGAGCTACAACCTGATGAAGCGGTATTGATTTCCGGCTTTACTGACAGTAGTGGTAAAGCTGAAACCAACTTGAAACTATCATGGGAAAGAGCGAATAGCGTTAAAGATTACATTCTGAGTAACTTCAGCTACCCGAAAGACAAGTTCTACGTTATTGGCCGCGGTGCGCATGACCCTATCGCATCAAATAAAACCAAAGAAGGCAGAAAGAAAAACCGACGTATCGAATTTGAAGTACTAAAACTTGATAAGATACCTGAAGCGGCGCGAAAAAATATTCCTCAAGCAATGAGATTGAAAAAATAA
- a CDS encoding iron-containing alcohol dehydrogenase yields the protein MISPFQMAQLPEIHFGWGCRQQLTDSLSSYASIVLISSHTLAQPGRFSSELLEQLQHQGTRVALFLVSGEPSPETVDAIVDASPSNAQAVVAIGGGSVLDAAKAVAGLIPNGNSVMNYLEGVGKGEPFDVETLPFIAVPTTAGTGSETTKNAVLSRLGQFKKSFRDNKLLAKDVWLDPELLVGCPQPVLYSTGMDAFTQLLESYTTLKANPITDALAWQGMTLFKGAFELLDSDSDNDKQTGYGNLMLAASLSGITLANAGLGAVHGLAGPIGAFFEAPHGIVCARLLAPITAANIKSLQQQNDETVQSTLIKYARIGRLLSDEKQTEPTNETLNTDLLKLIEILQHMTERYAPQSLAEYGITPCQLDPVIANCRAGSMLGNPVVLSDTQLLDAIYESL from the coding sequence ATGATTTCCCCGTTTCAAATGGCACAACTCCCAGAAATCCATTTTGGCTGGGGCTGCCGTCAACAACTTACCGATAGCCTTTCCAGTTACGCCTCTATCGTCCTGATTTCCAGCCACACCCTAGCCCAGCCTGGCAGATTTTCATCAGAGCTATTGGAACAACTGCAACACCAAGGAACACGTGTCGCGTTATTCTTGGTTTCTGGCGAACCTTCACCCGAAACGGTTGATGCTATTGTTGATGCCAGCCCAAGTAATGCTCAAGCGGTGGTTGCCATTGGCGGTGGTAGTGTTTTAGATGCTGCCAAAGCCGTTGCTGGCTTGATACCCAACGGCAACTCTGTCATGAACTACCTTGAAGGCGTTGGTAAGGGCGAGCCATTTGACGTGGAAACTCTGCCTTTTATCGCAGTACCAACAACAGCGGGTACAGGCAGTGAAACCACAAAAAACGCTGTGCTGTCTCGACTTGGTCAGTTCAAGAAATCTTTCCGTGACAATAAGCTACTGGCAAAAGACGTTTGGCTTGACCCCGAACTATTGGTAGGCTGCCCACAACCCGTCCTGTACAGTACGGGGATGGATGCTTTCACCCAACTATTAGAGTCATACACCACCCTAAAAGCAAACCCAATTACTGATGCTCTCGCTTGGCAAGGGATGACGCTGTTTAAGGGCGCGTTTGAACTATTGGATAGTGACTCGGATAACGACAAACAAACCGGTTATGGCAACTTAATGCTAGCCGCAAGCTTATCAGGTATTACTTTGGCAAATGCAGGGCTTGGTGCCGTCCATGGTTTAGCAGGACCCATTGGTGCTTTTTTTGAAGCTCCCCATGGCATTGTCTGCGCAAGACTTTTAGCGCCTATTACCGCTGCCAATATCAAAAGTTTGCAACAACAGAACGATGAAACAGTACAAAGCACCTTAATAAAGTATGCACGTATCGGTCGTTTGCTTTCTGATGAGAAACAAACAGAACCGACCAATGAAACGCTTAATACTGATTTATTAAAATTAATCGAAATATTGCAACATATGACAGAGCGTTATGCGCCTCAATCACTTGCTGAATATGGCATAACACCTTGTCAGCTTGACCCTGTTATTGCCAACTGTCGTGCAGGGAGCATGCTAGGCAATCCAGTTGTATTATCCGATACTCAATTACTTGACGCGATATATGAGTCTTTATAA